One part of the Panthera leo isolate Ple1 chromosome D4, P.leo_Ple1_pat1.1, whole genome shotgun sequence genome encodes these proteins:
- the LOC122204530 gene encoding nuclear pore-associated protein 1-like produces MGNLLCKFRFPPRPRRRLCRSRGSRPPPGNVWPLHPPSRDAVPPPGRDHPASPSRALGPGRRLFHRNPRPLPASLYIQPKRRYPIPQAAGTPLGIPPLVNWSHSPKKPVPCARNSMMFGHSRAKRIPPLGRKFTLPRSLSEKVEEAVEPVPTRHLPLLCPFGVEEKVQEDPRKKMEDLAETKGQNGGNRVPHHVGDIPLKSSALETGGLLTSWQHSPPPLDLHPNPPEDRLRENTQKSLMHCRRVACAVTSSHGPAGKLVPDTDTAALSDPPARCPLLQETSTKEVAGESHQPVRDTSYLSRKEIQANEPPGISSRSSFSPVSASSRPCKRKTSTSHSRPPPPPQWWGHGELPPLPRFPCRTIDKNLDTLKNTKCHRSKTLEDKREIKGDCSDAQSATSLCLLASETTNSLLLASRTLQVPIPTDDLADQSAKPPTASVLPSLTPNLGQETAQMVSKSSPAVPAGVVPHLSSSLICGIPVQKEGPLQPVTAVTCLISDITTLPNTSTPSLQPPSCNTESPVPLCVHSPLPILPAPLPNPSTHSPVSVVQPIISKTAASTIAANACTSTSRLTSGPGVVDMDTTPLSKAVIFRSPQGSGMGSPSFPQGRCSLKQRCPAESPVFTSPPGDPKTALLASVAVSSSLSLADSGVTSTPVGKPSATCNSACNSEAMDTPSPSQASIFCSSPESRDNHFPLNMVLSGSANTPPHGSTVVAHDSIHLPKKSSIGQTSVSNHSDPGITSQPTTGHHNGQQPDNSHLLGTPVASTQAMGPSALVAQPPRDNAVKAGLAGSASITTLTIQPASSDKPGILPIGVSTTTGFGVATGMPSTGDGGSPLADSTSGRHVFSGRAAPMGSGVYIPGPAHSQASGAFHLGAGLNGVPRTISAPTLGQTTWNRCGDGMAAAVGGTNTVPVFGQNASSTLNPGTWGPPIQNPGSGAVGQGCTVPTGGDSTVPTTHKCPGGSSLQRKLASCRGDATVEKRTKSRDQAASPLNLSSRGPAIRTPGDGVVGEGRPVPSRGISSIAGSLKGTQSQSGQRKLAPRDRATRTEKKRGSGHVPACFLNMIIRGRAVQNPGDVVGEGHAVPAGTRSRVPVSPKGTQTPSAQRKAAPRNQATITEMKHGSGHVPVCFLNLIGKGQAVQNPGDGVVGEGHAVPAGTSSHVPVSPKGTPSPPV; encoded by the coding sequence ATGGGCAACCTGCTTTGTAAGTTTCGtttcccaccccgcccccgccgccgcctctGCCGCTCCCGCGGCTCCCGCCCGCCGCCTGGCAATGTGTGGCCCCTGCACCCCCCCTCCCGCGATGCTGTTCCACCACCTGGCCGGGACCACCCCGCCTCTCCTTCacgggccctgggccctgggcgcAGGCTCTTCCACCGGAATCCTAGGCCTTTACCGGCTAGTTTATACATCCAGCCCAAGAGGCGGTACCCCATCCCGCAGGCCGCAGGTACCCCTCTGGGGATCCCTCCCTTGGTGAACTGGAGTCACTCTCCGAAAAAACCTGTGCCGTGTGCTCGTAATTCCATGATGTTTGGACACTCCAGAGCCAAAAGGATCCCTCCTCTGGGGCGCAAATTCACTCTCCCACGTTCACTATCTGAGAAGGTAGAGGAGGCTGTGGAGCCGGTACCAACCAGGCACCTCCCACTTTTGTGCCCATTTGGGGTGGAGGAGAAGGTCCAAGAAGATCCCAGAAAAAAGATGGAGGATCTTGCAGAGACCAAAGGTCAGAATGGTGGGAACAGGGTCCCCCATCACGTTGGGGACATACCATTAAAATCTAGTGCCCTGGAGACCGGTGGGCTTCTCACTTCCTGGCAGCACAGCCCCCCACCTTTGGACCTCCATCCTAATCCTCCAGAAGACCGTTTGAGGGAGAATACCCAGAAGTCTCTGATGCACTGCCGCCGTGTAGCCTGCGCAGTCACCTCCTCACATGGCCCAGCTGGAAAATTGGTGCCTGATACAGATACAGCAGCGCTCTCCGACCCACCCGCACGCTGCCCCTTACTGCAGGAGACATCAACAAAGGAAGTGGCGGGTGAAAGCCATCAGCCTGTCAGGGACACATCATACCTCTCCAGGAAGGAGATACAGGCTAATGAGCCTCCAGGCATCTCATCAAGGAGCTCTTTTTCCCCTGTATCTGCCAGCAGTAGGCCCTGCAAACGGAAAACATCCACGTCCCATTCTCGGCCACCACCACCGCCCCAGTGGTGGGGCCACGGCGAGTTGCCCCCACTTCCTAGGTTTCCTTGCAGAACTATTGACAAAAACCTGGACACCTTGAAGAATACCAAATGTCACAGGAGTAAGACCTTGGAAGACAAAAGAGAGATCAAAGGAGactgctcagatgctcagtctgcCACTTCTTTATGCCTACTTGCCTCAGAGACCACTAACTCTCTGCTTTTGGCGAGTCGCACTTTGCAAGTCCCCATTCCTACTGATGACTTGGCTGACCAATCTGCCAAGCCCCCGACTGCCTCTGTCCTTCCATCTTTAACACCAAACCTTGGTCAGGAGACAGCCCAGATGGTTTCTAAATCTTCTCCAGCTGTTCCTGCTGGTGTTGTTCCTCATCTTAGTTCCAGTCTCATTTGTGGAATTCCTGTGCAGAAAGAAGGCCCTCTTCAGCCAGTCACTGCTGTAACCTGTCTTATTTCTGACATCACCACACTTCCTAACACCTCAACCCCCTCCTTACAGCCACCGTCCTGCAACACAGAATCCCCAGTGCCTCTGTGTGTACATTCCCCGCTTCCTATCCTACCCGCCCCTCTTCCAAATCCTTCCACACATAGCCCTGTTTCAGTTGTCCAGCCCATCATTTCTAAGACAGCTGCTTCTACCATCGCAGCCAATGCATGTACATCTACCTCCAGGCTCACTTCAGGTCCTGGTGTCGTCGACATGGACACCACTCCCCTTTCAAAGGCTGTTATTTTCAGATCTCCCCAAGGATCCGGAATGGGATCTCCTTCGTTTCCCCAGGGTCGTTGCAGTTTGAAGCAGAGGTGCCCTGCAGAGTCTCCAGTTTTCACCAGCCCACCTGGAGATCCGAAGACAGCCCTTCTTGCCAGTGTTGCCGTTTCCAGTAGCTTGTCCCTTGCGGATTCTGGAGTCACCTCCACTCCAGTAGGCAAGCCCTCTGCAACCTGCAACTCGGCCTGTAACAGCGAAGCCATGGACACTCCATCGCCATCTCAGGCTTCCatcttctgttcctcccctgagTCCAGGGACAACCATTTCCCACTTAACATGGTGCTTTCTGGTTCTGCTAACACACCACCCCATGGCAGCACTGTGGTGGCCCACGACTCTATCCATTTACCGAAAAAGTCCTCCATCGGACAGACCTCAGTTTCCAACCACTCTGACCCAGGCATCACCTCTCAGCCCACAACTGGGCATCATAATGGGCAGCAGCCTGACAATTCTCACCTGTTAGGAACACCAGTAGCCTCAACACAAGCCATGGGCCCATCTGCTCTCGTAGCCCAGCCCCCCAGAGACAACGCAGTGAAGGCAGGTTTGGCAGGTTCCGCATCTATCACCACTCTCACTATCCAGCCGGCCTCGAGTGACAAGCCAGGCATCCTGCCCATTGGCGTATCTACCACAACAGGCTTTGGAGTTGCCACGGGGATGCCCAGCACCGGGGATGGTGGCTCACCGTTAGCTGACAGTACTTCAGGCCGACATGTGTTTTCGGGACGTGCGGCCCCTATGGGCAGTGGTGTGTACATCCCAGGCCCCGCTCATTCACAGGCATCCGGAGCATTCCACCTTGGGGCAGGACTGAACGGGGTACCAAGAACCATTTCTGCTCCAACTTTAGGTCAGACAACCTGGAATCGCTGTGGTGATGGCATGGCTGCTGCTGTAGGAGGAACAAATACCGTCCCAGTATTTGGACAAAATGCTAGTTCCACCTTGAATCCAGGCACTTGGGGCCCACCCATCCAGAACCCAGGTAGTGGAGCAGTGGGGCAGGGCTGTACTGTTCCCACAGGTGGAGACTCTACAGTCCCCACTACCCATAAGTGCCCCGGGGGCTCATCCCTACAGAGAAAACTTGCCTCATGTAGAGGAGATGCCACCGTGGAGAAGAGGACTAAGTCAAGAGACCAGGCAGCCTCCCCCTTAAATCTGAGCAGCAGGGGGCCAGCCATCAGAACCCCAGGTGATGGAGTAGTGGGAGAGGGCCGCCCTGTTCCCTCACGTGGAATCTCTAGTATTGCTGGTAGCCTCAAGGGCACCCAGAGCCAATCTGGACAAAGAAAACTTGCCCCACGTGACCGAGCCACGAGAACCGAGAAGAAACGTGGGTCAGGACACGTGCCAGCCTGCTTCTTAAATATGATCATCAGGGGGCGAGCCGTCCAAAACCCAGGTGATGTAGTGGGAGAGGGCCACGCTGTTCCCGCAGGTACACGCTCTCGTGTTCCTGTTAGCCCCAAGGGCACCCAGACCCCATCTGCACAAAGAAAGGCTGCCCCACGTAACCAAGCCACCATCACAGAGATGAAACATGGATCAGGACACGTGCCAGTCTGCTTCTTAAATCTGATCGGCAAGGGGCAAGCCGTCCAAAACCCAGGTGATGGGGTAGTGGGAGAGGGCCACGCTGTTCCCGCAGGTACAAGCTCTCATGTTCCTGTTAGCCCCAAGGGCACTCCGAGCCCACCTGTATGA